The Micromonospora siamensis genome contains the following window.
TCCCCGGACGGCGACCACCTGCTCACCGCCGGGCTGTTCAACCTGACCGACCGGGTCAGCGCCGAGCGGACCCGGGACCGGATCCGGCCCATGCTCGACGACCGGCAGGGCCGGTTCCGCGGCCTGGTGGCCGGCGAGGGCACCGAGGCGGTCGCCCGGGCCGCCGCCCGGGTCGGCTGGCAGGTACGCGGCCACTACATCGCCTACTGCCTGGTCACCAGGGCCGACGGCGAGGCGGTCAAGACCGGCGACCCGACCGCCCGGGAGATCCTGTACGACATGATCGAGCTGTACCTCAACCAGGGCGTGCTGGAGCGCCGGGCGGCCGGCGGAACGGCGAGCCAGCCGACCGACGAGCCCTCGGCGACGACGGACACCCAGCGCGGCACGGAGCCCGACGGCGGCTCGTCGAACGGCGGCTCCTCCGACGGCACCGACGGCGGCAACTGACCCGGTACCGCCGACGGAAGCCCACGCGGCGCCCGCCCTGCCGGGGCGTCCCGTGCCGGCGAATCAGCCCTCGGTGACCGGCACCCGGAGCCGGCGGGTGACCTCGGCGCGGTCCGCGTACCCGGCCGGGTCGGTGGGATAGCCCACCTCGACCAGGGCCAGCCCGTGCGCCGGCGCGACCGTCACCTCACTGGACCGCTCGCGGCGGCTGAGCAGGCTACCCGGCCACTGGACCGGCCGGCGACCGTCCCCGGCCACCAGCATCGCCCCGACCAGGCTGCGCACCATGTTCTGGCAGAACGCGTCGGCCTGCACGGTGGCGACCAGGATGCCGTCCGGGTCCCGGCGCCAGTCCAGCCGGGTCACCTCGCGCACCGTGGTGGCGTTCTCCTTGCGCCGGCAGTACGCGGCGAAGTCGTGCTCCCCCACCAGGCCGGCCGCCGCGGCGTTCAACGCGCCCAGGTCCAGCGGCTTCGGCCAGGCCAGGGTGTCCCGGCGGCGCAGCGGCTCGGCGCCCCACGGCGCGTCGGTCACCCGGTACTCGTAGCGGCGGAAGGTCGCCGAGAAGCGGGCGTCGAAGTCGCCCGGGACCTCGGTCATCGCGCGTACCCGCACGTCGCCGGGGAGCAGCCGGCCCAGCCGGCGCAGCAGCAGCCCGTCGTGCTCCCGCCAGACGTCGGCGGGCAGGTCGAGGTGGCAGACCTGGCCGGTGGCGTGCACCCCCGCGTCGGTCCGGCCGGCGACGGTCAGCCCGGTCGCCGTACCGGCGCCGAGCACCAGGTCCAGCGCCTCGACGAGCGCCCCGGCCACGGTGCGCCGGTTCGGCTGGACCGCCCAGCCGGAGAAGTCCGTGCCGTCGTAGGAGACGTCCAGCCGCAGCCGGATCCGCTCGTCCACCTCGTACCCCCTGTCATGCGTCGGGCCCGGCACCCCGTGGGGGATGCCGGGCCCGACGATGCTGCTGCCTGCGCTCAGGCCTTGTTCTCGTTCTCG
Protein-coding sequences here:
- the truA gene encoding tRNA pseudouridine(38-40) synthase TruA — translated: MDERIRLRLDVSYDGTDFSGWAVQPNRRTVAGALVEALDLVLGAGTATGLTVAGRTDAGVHATGQVCHLDLPADVWREHDGLLLRRLGRLLPGDVRVRAMTEVPGDFDARFSATFRRYEYRVTDAPWGAEPLRRRDTLAWPKPLDLGALNAAAAGLVGEHDFAAYCRRKENATTVREVTRLDWRRDPDGILVATVQADAFCQNMVRSLVGAMLVAGDGRRPVQWPGSLLSRRERSSEVTVAPAHGLALVEVGYPTDPAGYADRAEVTRRLRVPVTEG